One Gimesia aquarii DNA segment encodes these proteins:
- a CDS encoding SDR family oxidoreductase: MKNAVIITGGGRGIGAATSVLAAQKGYSVCVNYRSNEMSANDVVSEIQKAGGEAIAVQADISVEADVERLFQIVDDQLGTLTALVNNAGILEQQMKMQTMTLDRWQRIFNTNVFGSFLCARAAVPRMSRSRGGQGGAIVNVSSLAAYTGSPFEYLDYAASKGALDTFTKGLAKEVAEEGIRVNAVRPGFIATTMHADGGEPNRIERVKAQVPMKRGGTPQEVANAIVWLLSEEASFTTGAFIDVAGGR; this comes from the coding sequence ATGAAAAATGCAGTTATCATTACGGGAGGTGGACGCGGAATTGGCGCGGCGACATCGGTACTAGCCGCTCAAAAAGGATATTCAGTTTGTGTGAATTATCGCAGCAATGAAATGTCTGCCAATGACGTCGTCTCTGAAATCCAGAAAGCGGGTGGTGAAGCAATCGCCGTACAGGCAGATATTTCTGTCGAAGCTGACGTCGAACGATTATTTCAAATTGTCGACGATCAGCTGGGAACTTTGACGGCCTTGGTCAATAACGCAGGAATTCTCGAACAACAGATGAAAATGCAAACCATGACCCTTGATCGCTGGCAGCGCATCTTCAATACAAACGTGTTTGGCAGCTTTCTTTGTGCCCGTGCTGCGGTACCGAGAATGTCGCGATCTCGCGGAGGTCAAGGAGGCGCTATTGTCAATGTTTCCTCTTTGGCAGCATATACGGGTTCTCCCTTTGAGTACCTCGATTATGCTGCATCCAAAGGTGCACTGGATACATTCACCAAAGGACTGGCTAAGGAAGTCGCGGAAGAAGGGATTCGCGTGAATGCAGTGCGTCCGGGATTCATTGCAACAACAATGCACGCTGATGGAGGCGAACCGAATCGAATCGAACGTGTGAAAGCTCAGGTACCGATGAAACGAGGAGGAACTCCTCAGGAAGTTGCCAATGCGATCGTCTGGTTGTTATCGGAAGAAGCTTCCTTCACAACAGGTGCTTTTATTGATGTCGCAGGCGGACGATAA
- a CDS encoding ThuA domain-containing protein: MKRSSLSQVLKLCILIIICPVYCLAADKADKKLSVLLIDGQNNHQWQQTTPLLKKILENSGRFEVEVSTTPPSPPRKPRKPKGKLSEGQQKNYEKQLAEWKTKAAQIQQEAPALWKKWRPDFKKYDVVVSNYNGQSWPEEVKQAFDKYVSSGGSFVVVHAADNSFSDWPAYNKMIAVGGWGGRDETSGPMLRLRGDKWIKDTTPGRGGTHGTKIPVVVKVRKPEHPIVKGLPREWMHPADEVYGKLRGPAENVTVLATAYSEPSERGTGEHEPIMMTVDYGKGRVFHTTLGHDTVALQGTGFQITLQRGTEWAATGKVTQPLPNTKWKDNEPTVQAP, translated from the coding sequence TTGAAACGCTCATCCCTTTCACAAGTGTTGAAATTATGCATTCTTATTATAATCTGCCCTGTTTATTGCCTTGCGGCAGACAAAGCTGATAAAAAGCTGTCAGTCCTCTTGATCGATGGACAGAATAATCATCAATGGCAACAGACCACGCCGTTGCTCAAAAAGATTCTGGAGAATTCCGGTCGCTTTGAAGTCGAAGTCTCAACCACGCCTCCCAGCCCTCCCAGAAAGCCGCGCAAACCAAAGGGGAAACTGAGTGAGGGCCAACAGAAAAACTACGAGAAGCAGCTTGCGGAATGGAAAACAAAAGCAGCACAAATCCAACAGGAAGCACCTGCGCTTTGGAAAAAGTGGCGTCCTGACTTCAAAAAGTATGACGTAGTCGTCAGTAACTATAATGGTCAGAGTTGGCCTGAAGAAGTTAAACAGGCATTTGATAAATATGTTTCTTCTGGTGGCAGCTTTGTCGTCGTTCATGCCGCCGACAATTCTTTTTCGGATTGGCCCGCATATAACAAAATGATTGCCGTCGGTGGTTGGGGAGGTCGTGATGAAACCTCGGGCCCCATGTTGCGCTTACGTGGTGACAAATGGATTAAAGATACAACTCCTGGCAGGGGGGGGACACATGGCACGAAGATTCCTGTCGTCGTCAAAGTTCGCAAGCCTGAGCACCCCATTGTCAAAGGGTTACCTCGAGAATGGATGCATCCTGCCGATGAAGTCTATGGCAAGTTAAGAGGCCCGGCAGAAAATGTGACTGTGTTAGCGACCGCCTATTCCGAACCGAGTGAACGAGGGACCGGTGAGCACGAGCCGATTATGATGACGGTCGATTATGGAAAAGGTCGTGTGTTCCATACCACGTTGGGGCATGATACCGTTGCCCTGCAAGGGACCGGCTTCCAGATTACTTTACAGCGAGGAACTGAATGGGCGGCTACGGGAAAAGTCACACAACCATTACCCAATACAAAATGGAAAGACAACGAACCAACGGTTCAAGCACCATAG
- a CDS encoding cytochrome P460 family protein — protein sequence MKRLSIAAIMCFSLFGIWLALKPPEAASAQSGYRGGSSTREGSNSRRGFQKTRPFEDRFWNYLISQKYENWAPVPGKNDGFSKGESPHGAFLKMYLNRTAGGNPKQLPNGSILVKENYGPDQKTLMAVTVMYRSKGYNPNGGDWYWAKYNPDGTIARKGSVKLAGKVQGCIACHSESAEGNDFAFFNDGS from the coding sequence ATGAAGCGATTGAGTATTGCGGCAATCATGTGTTTCTCCCTTTTTGGAATCTGGCTGGCACTGAAACCACCAGAAGCAGCCTCTGCTCAAAGTGGGTACCGCGGGGGAAGTAGTACCAGAGAGGGAAGCAACTCGCGCAGAGGGTTTCAGAAGACCCGTCCCTTCGAAGACCGATTCTGGAACTATCTGATATCACAAAAATATGAAAACTGGGCCCCCGTTCCTGGAAAAAACGATGGATTTTCGAAAGGGGAAAGCCCCCATGGCGCTTTCTTAAAAATGTATCTCAACCGAACAGCAGGGGGAAATCCAAAGCAACTTCCGAATGGTTCAATCCTGGTCAAAGAGAACTATGGTCCAGACCAGAAGACTTTAATGGCTGTAACGGTGATGTACCGCTCCAAAGGGTACAACCCCAATGGAGGAGACTGGTACTGGGCGAAATATAATCCTGATGGAACGATCGCCCGAAAAGGAAGTGTCAAGCTTGCGGGAAAAGTTCAAGGTTGCATTGCGTGCCACAGCGAGAGCGCGGAGGGGAATGACTTTGCCTTCTTCAATGATGGATCATAA
- a CDS encoding peroxiredoxin, with the protein MTAQVMHPAPDFCLQGYDRSSDSFKDYKLEDYKGKWVCLFFYPLDFTFVCPTELVAFNEALGEFESRNCQVLTASTDSKYSHKGWCDADPQLAGLKYPMLADGTHQLSRDYGVLKDDAGIAVRGIFLIDPEGVCQWLAIHGLSVGRNVEEVLRVLDALQTGENVPCNWKKGDKTL; encoded by the coding sequence ATGACAGCTCAAGTAATGCACCCCGCTCCTGATTTTTGTTTGCAGGGTTATGATCGTAGCAGCGATTCATTCAAAGATTACAAACTGGAAGACTACAAAGGAAAATGGGTTTGCCTCTTTTTCTATCCGTTGGACTTCACATTTGTTTGTCCTACCGAATTAGTTGCGTTCAATGAAGCACTCGGTGAATTCGAAAGTCGTAATTGCCAGGTTCTGACCGCCAGCACAGATAGCAAGTATTCACACAAGGGATGGTGCGACGCGGATCCTCAGTTGGCAGGCCTGAAATATCCTATGTTGGCTGATGGCACACATCAGCTTTCCAGGGATTATGGTGTTCTGAAGGATGATGCCGGGATCGCTGTTCGCGGTATTTTCCTGATTGATCCGGAAGGCGTCTGCCAGTGGTTAGCAATCCACGGCTTAAGCGTAGGACGAAATGTTGAAGAAGTTCTACGAGTACTTGATGCACTTCAGACAGGTGAAAATGTTCCCTGTAACTGGAAGAAGGGTGACAAGACACTTTAA
- a CDS encoding substrate-binding domain-containing protein translates to MTAIGLFLERTSVRSHRVIKGVLQFADEHPDLRLCDYLFESDHVEDYEHATPPWLGRVDGVVASSSKIDYLVDWLKRGKVPIVMACGDLAASGVLSVFTDSQSIAEIAGNHIRSIGRSHVGFVGYQNSDGSLHRQNSLAQFCKEQGFSFRACEMEAYLPISHTKEAELIEPEPDLLKMLAKLPKPAVVVTLNDHYAIATLNAIQSLGFSVPEDIALIGVDDSESSRLFSTPITSVHPPSFQIGYESTRLLMRMIEGKRLARKTVLVPADRISVRESTVGQRRAPVTDIDRAKEYIRRHACEGIRVVDVADHVHIPLRTFQIEFKEQTGSPVTEEIRRVRFNRACELLQTTDFTLERIAHLIGMSHAASFSDFFRRTAGMTPNSYRDKHNQD, encoded by the coding sequence ATGACCGCAATCGGGCTTTTTCTTGAGCGTACCTCCGTACGATCACATCGCGTGATTAAAGGAGTATTACAGTTCGCCGACGAGCACCCTGATTTACGGCTTTGTGATTATCTTTTCGAGTCAGACCATGTTGAAGATTATGAACACGCGACTCCCCCCTGGCTTGGTCGTGTTGATGGAGTCGTTGCCAGTTCGAGCAAAATCGATTATCTCGTCGACTGGCTCAAGCGTGGTAAAGTTCCCATTGTAATGGCTTGTGGTGATCTGGCTGCCAGTGGGGTACTCAGTGTCTTTACCGATTCCCAGTCGATTGCTGAAATTGCTGGTAACCATATTCGTAGTATTGGACGCAGTCATGTTGGATTTGTGGGATACCAGAATTCAGATGGCTCGTTACATCGACAGAACTCATTAGCCCAGTTTTGTAAGGAACAGGGTTTTTCTTTTAGAGCTTGTGAAATGGAAGCCTATCTTCCTATTTCTCATACGAAAGAAGCGGAATTGATTGAACCGGAACCTGATCTGCTGAAAATGCTGGCCAAGTTACCAAAGCCAGCTGTTGTGGTCACTCTGAATGACCACTATGCGATTGCGACTCTGAATGCGATTCAAAGTCTCGGGTTTTCAGTTCCCGAAGATATTGCGTTAATTGGAGTGGACGATTCGGAATCGTCTCGCCTTTTTTCGACTCCGATTACCAGTGTTCATCCTCCAAGCTTTCAGATTGGGTATGAGTCTACACGTTTATTGATGCGGATGATTGAGGGTAAACGTCTGGCCCGAAAAACCGTTCTGGTTCCCGCCGACCGGATTTCTGTTCGCGAATCAACGGTTGGACAGCGGCGGGCTCCTGTGACTGATATTGACCGTGCCAAGGAGTACATTCGACGACATGCTTGCGAAGGAATTCGTGTCGTTGATGTTGCCGATCATGTTCATATTCCCTTGCGCACATTCCAAATTGAGTTCAAAGAACAGACGGGTAGCCCCGTCACTGAAGAGATTCGTCGCGTTCGCTTTAACCGTGCGTGTGAACTCCTGCAGACAACCGATTTCACTCTGGAACGAATAGCTCATCTCATTGGCATGAGCCATGCTGCCAGTTTCAGTGACTTCTTTAGACGTACAGCGGGAATGACTCCGAATTCTTATCGTGATAAGCACAATCAAGACTGA
- a CDS encoding DUF547 domain-containing protein — protein sequence MLWTKGRVLKTFSKEIIAVLVITVAIAIVMIVNSGNVAAASKVYVGQNVSSNAQVSMDQIDHSSWDILLKKYVDHNGYVNYKAWHASSADQKALTAYLNQLSKANPKQPARNNAKLAFWINAYNAVTVHGILREYPTSSIRNHTAKVIGYNIWKDLQLVVGGQAISLEGIEHQILRKMNEPRIHFAIVCASVGCPRLLNQAYTASEVEKQLDVNTKDFFSRPQNFRFDQQNKRFYLSSILSWFGTDFGANQAVQLKTIAPWLPDQTAQNAARQNSVRISFLDYNWKLNDQANLGRVAGRR from the coding sequence ATGTTATGGACGAAAGGAAGAGTCTTGAAAACGTTCAGTAAAGAAATCATTGCTGTTCTGGTCATTACTGTCGCAATTGCTATCGTGATGATCGTCAACAGTGGAAATGTGGCGGCGGCCTCGAAAGTTTATGTTGGTCAGAACGTCTCCTCTAATGCTCAAGTTTCAATGGACCAAATCGATCATTCCAGTTGGGACATACTGCTTAAGAAATACGTCGATCACAATGGCTATGTGAACTATAAAGCCTGGCATGCGTCGTCAGCAGATCAGAAAGCATTGACGGCTTATCTTAATCAACTGTCGAAAGCAAACCCCAAGCAACCTGCCAGAAATAATGCAAAACTTGCCTTCTGGATTAACGCTTATAATGCTGTCACAGTACATGGAATCTTACGAGAGTATCCCACATCGAGTATCAGAAACCATACTGCAAAAGTCATCGGTTATAACATCTGGAAGGACCTTCAACTTGTAGTAGGCGGACAGGCAATCTCTCTTGAAGGAATCGAGCACCAGATACTCCGCAAAATGAACGAACCGCGTATTCACTTTGCGATCGTTTGCGCGTCAGTTGGTTGCCCTCGTTTGTTAAATCAAGCCTACACCGCCAGTGAAGTAGAGAAACAACTTGACGTTAATACAAAAGACTTTTTCAGTCGACCACAAAACTTTCGCTTTGATCAGCAAAACAAACGGTTCTACCTGTCTTCGATTTTAAGTTGGTTCGGAACAGACTTTGGTGCCAATCAAGCGGTTCAATTGAAAACAATCGCTCCCTGGCTACCCGATCAAACGGCGCAGAATGCTGCGAGGCAAAACTCCGTTCGTATTTCATTTCTGGACTACAACTGGAAGTTGAACGATCAAGCAAATCTAGGACGAGTTGCCGGACGTCGTTGA
- a CDS encoding TerC family protein gives MFEWLASPEAWIALATLATLEIVLGIDNIIFISILVGRLPEKQRDLARTLGISLAMVARLILLFSISWVMGLTEPWFSVLEREFSGRDLILIGGGLFLLAKATHEIHNSLEGVSRHESKSPVAASFGGVLIQIGALDIIFSLDSVITAVGLSDHVSIMAIAIVLSVVVMLVAAKPIGDFVDKHPTIKILALSFLILVGVTLMVEGFDVHVPKGYIYFAMAFSVTVEMLNLRMRKNQAEPIHLHKQMGED, from the coding sequence ATGTTTGAATGGTTGGCCAGCCCTGAGGCTTGGATTGCGTTAGCGACATTAGCAACATTAGAAATCGTTCTGGGCATCGATAACATTATTTTCATTTCGATCCTCGTCGGTCGGCTCCCTGAAAAACAACGTGACCTCGCCAGAACATTGGGTATCAGTCTGGCAATGGTGGCACGACTGATTCTGCTGTTTTCTATTTCGTGGGTGATGGGGCTAACCGAACCCTGGTTTTCAGTTCTAGAACGTGAATTCTCCGGTCGCGATTTGATATTGATAGGCGGGGGTTTATTCCTGTTAGCTAAAGCAACACATGAAATCCATAACAGTCTGGAAGGTGTTTCTCGTCACGAATCAAAGTCACCTGTTGCAGCAAGTTTTGGAGGAGTTCTGATTCAGATTGGAGCGCTGGATATCATCTTCTCACTCGATTCTGTGATTACTGCCGTCGGTTTATCAGACCATGTTTCGATCATGGCGATTGCCATCGTGCTCTCAGTCGTAGTGATGCTTGTGGCTGCAAAACCAATTGGAGATTTTGTCGATAAACACCCCACGATTAAAATCCTGGCGCTCTCGTTTCTCATCCTGGTCGGTGTGACACTCATGGTAGAAGGTTTTGATGTCCACGTGCCTAAGGGCTACATCTATTTCGCTATGGCCTTCTCTGTTACTGTCGAAATGCTCAATCTACGGATGCGCAAAAACCAAGCCGAGCCGATTCATCTTCACAAACAAATGGGTGAAGATTAA
- a CDS encoding sigma-70 family RNA polymerase sigma factor, whose protein sequence is MINCEQKLDPSEWVDAYSDYLYRYAFSRLRDVSAAEESLQETFLAGIKHQSQFQGLGSQRAWLLGILKRKIVDYIRSRSRLKQVSDHGHEAELENQLFDESGFWRQGAKRWAVEPRRRLESEELWQIVRECLSHIPEPQADAFMLSVMEEMSTEEICAELNITQSNLWVRLHRARLHLAHCVSSHWQADEKV, encoded by the coding sequence GTGATAAACTGCGAACAGAAACTCGATCCATCAGAGTGGGTCGATGCCTACAGCGATTACCTCTATCGGTATGCATTCTCTCGTTTAAGAGATGTAAGTGCAGCTGAGGAAAGTTTGCAGGAAACATTTCTTGCGGGTATTAAACATCAGAGTCAGTTTCAGGGTTTAGGTTCTCAACGCGCCTGGTTACTAGGCATCCTCAAACGCAAGATTGTGGATTATATTCGTTCCCGTTCTCGCTTGAAGCAGGTGTCTGATCATGGTCATGAAGCAGAACTCGAAAATCAGTTATTCGATGAGTCGGGTTTCTGGCGTCAGGGAGCTAAGAGATGGGCCGTCGAACCACGAAGACGATTAGAGAGCGAGGAATTATGGCAGATAGTGCGCGAGTGTCTTTCACACATACCTGAACCTCAGGCGGATGCTTTTATGTTGAGTGTGATGGAAGAAATGAGTACCGAAGAGATCTGTGCTGAGCTAAACATCACACAGTCAAACCTCTGGGTGCGTCTCCATAGAGCTCGCTTGCACCTTGCTCACTGTGTCAGTTCCCACTGGCAAGCAGATGAAAAGGTCTGA
- a CDS encoding DUF1559 domain-containing protein, whose translation MLSPRPGRSRGFTLIELLVVIAIIAVLIALLLPAVQQAREAARRSSCKNNLKQIGLAIHNYYDTHRVFPGNITETAGDQRNTSWITLILPFMDQAAAYNQMIFSGTDWSMQSGANLNWQVMEQLRVSILNCPSSPMPKTRSLTTNGATQGIGAPAAFSVQTADYAGVSGGYHRPNTTTVPPGGVWTGYGWDHKVGIIINMTSQTAAIRMANITDGTSNTIMVGEHSSYTIRDSDKAKVDARPSAWAGGPWAAGPATYAWLGWSANVTIPRYGINYNGPGYGHEIPYGGHNGFRSEHTGGAHILLGDGAVRFVSDSLDFNTLLALSQTEDGIPLGEF comes from the coding sequence ATGTTAAGTCCCCGACCAGGAAGATCACGTGGTTTCACGCTGATCGAGCTACTCGTTGTGATTGCAATTATTGCGGTCTTGATTGCCTTATTGTTACCTGCGGTCCAGCAGGCACGCGAAGCGGCCCGCCGTTCGAGTTGCAAGAATAATCTGAAACAGATTGGGTTGGCGATCCACAATTACTATGACACACACCGGGTTTTCCCAGGTAACATTACCGAAACAGCAGGCGATCAGCGTAATACTTCATGGATTACCTTGATCCTCCCATTTATGGATCAGGCTGCCGCTTATAACCAAATGATATTCTCAGGAACTGACTGGTCGATGCAAAGTGGTGCCAATCTCAATTGGCAAGTCATGGAACAATTACGTGTGAGTATTCTCAATTGCCCTTCATCACCTATGCCTAAAACACGATCACTGACAACAAACGGAGCAACTCAAGGAATTGGAGCACCAGCAGCATTTTCCGTTCAGACTGCAGACTATGCAGGTGTCTCTGGCGGATATCACCGACCGAATACTACAACTGTTCCACCTGGAGGAGTCTGGACGGGCTATGGGTGGGACCACAAAGTCGGAATTATTATCAATATGACATCCCAGACGGCAGCGATACGGATGGCGAATATTACAGACGGAACATCCAATACAATTATGGTAGGTGAGCACTCCAGCTACACAATTCGAGACTCAGATAAAGCGAAAGTAGATGCACGTCCTTCCGCTTGGGCAGGTGGCCCCTGGGCGGCAGGCCCAGCAACTTATGCCTGGCTCGGATGGTCAGCAAACGTAACGATTCCCCGTTATGGAATTAACTATAATGGTCCAGGTTACGGTCATGAAATTCCTTATGGCGGACATAATGGTTTTCGTTCCGAGCATACAGGGGGAGCTCATATTCTACTTGGAGACGGCGCCGTTCGCTTTGTGAGTGACAGTCTCGATTTCAACACACTGCTTGCGTTGTCTCAAACTGAAGATGGTATTCCGCTGGGAGAATTTTAA
- a CDS encoding glycosyltransferase family 2 protein: MLNKELFSYGEAALVTDPATSTFKKPNETSITDLSKVTVIIPALNEETSLPLVLSDLPAVGNVIVVDNGSTDQTAQIAAAHGATVFNEPKRGYGAACLHGLEALRQLIKSGQQAPQVIVFIDADYSDHPDLLPLLASPILNNEVDFVLGSRLLGEREPGAMPPQSLYGNQLACFLMRTLFGSEYTDLGPFRAINYRALLDLQMIDDNFGWTVEMQIKATRAHLRTREIPVPYRRRIGNSKISGTFSGTVKAGSKILYLIGKYGLKH; this comes from the coding sequence GTGTTAAACAAAGAACTGTTTTCATACGGAGAGGCTGCCTTGGTCACTGATCCTGCTACATCGACTTTCAAAAAGCCCAATGAGACGAGTATCACTGATCTATCAAAAGTGACGGTGATTATTCCCGCTCTGAATGAAGAGACGTCTTTGCCTTTGGTCCTGAGTGACCTACCCGCGGTTGGTAACGTGATTGTCGTCGACAACGGATCGACAGACCAGACGGCTCAGATCGCCGCCGCGCATGGTGCTACTGTCTTTAATGAACCGAAGCGTGGCTATGGTGCAGCCTGTTTACACGGTCTGGAAGCGCTACGGCAGTTGATTAAGTCTGGTCAACAGGCTCCACAAGTCATCGTCTTCATTGACGCTGATTATAGTGATCATCCCGACTTGCTCCCCCTTCTTGCGTCACCGATTCTGAATAATGAAGTCGATTTCGTGCTCGGCTCACGGTTACTTGGTGAAAGAGAGCCCGGAGCAATGCCACCACAAAGCCTCTATGGCAACCAATTGGCATGTTTTTTGATGCGCACACTTTTCGGAAGTGAATATACTGACCTCGGTCCGTTTCGTGCTATCAACTATCGTGCATTACTTGACCTTCAAATGATTGACGACAACTTTGGATGGACTGTCGAAATGCAAATTAAAGCCACTCGCGCGCATCTCAGAACACGAGAGATTCCAGTTCCCTATCGGCGCCGCATTGGAAACAGCAAGATTAGTGGCACATTTTCCGGTACTGTGAAAGCAGGATCAAAAATTCTCTACTTAATTGGAAAGTACGGGTTGAAGCATTGA
- a CDS encoding ankyrin repeat domain-containing protein has protein sequence MTSERMLDRTVTGWEVISIVATVAATFVISVVAFYGRTWFCGWLGFAASILLTLVGLFTGLVAMWRSRCCWLSMIAVISSFFPIVLLSLWCIWPTQRSFLLAVRKGDIVSARFALQTGMDVETLQLWGMGVKIPGHSPLTMAAENGDEDMVRLLLEWGADVNRANGHGDYPLYYAAWSGDLPTAQLLLQEGADPVALSGERSALHIAAMMGQLEVIDLLLDAGVPIDLADKQGITPLVAARISKNSAAIGYLLQKGAQDNSPTNTH, from the coding sequence ATGACATCAGAAAGAATGCTTGATAGGACGGTGACTGGTTGGGAAGTGATTTCAATCGTGGCTACTGTGGCCGCCACCTTTGTGATAAGTGTCGTTGCCTTTTATGGCCGAACATGGTTTTGCGGATGGTTGGGATTCGCGGCTTCGATATTGTTAACTCTCGTGGGCCTGTTTACCGGCTTAGTGGCAATGTGGCGCTCGCGGTGTTGCTGGTTGTCGATGATAGCAGTAATTTCAAGCTTTTTTCCCATCGTACTGCTCTCCCTCTGGTGCATCTGGCCGACTCAACGATCATTTCTGCTTGCGGTAAGAAAGGGAGATATTGTTTCAGCTCGGTTCGCACTACAAACCGGCATGGATGTAGAAACGCTTCAACTCTGGGGAATGGGAGTGAAAATTCCCGGACATAGTCCATTGACGATGGCTGCGGAAAACGGTGATGAAGATATGGTGCGGCTACTTTTAGAATGGGGAGCTGATGTGAACAGGGCGAATGGACATGGTGACTACCCATTGTATTATGCTGCCTGGTCTGGTGACTTGCCAACAGCGCAATTATTGCTCCAGGAAGGAGCTGATCCGGTAGCCTTAAGTGGAGAGAGGAGTGCCTTACATATCGCCGCCATGATGGGACAACTCGAAGTGATTGATCTTCTCTTGGACGCTGGAGTGCCCATTGATTTAGCTGACAAACAGGGCATCACTCCCTTGGTGGCTGCTCGAATCAGTAAGAACAGCGCCGCCATTGGATACTTGCTCCAAAAAGGGGCACAAGACAATTCTCCTACTAACACACACTGA
- a CDS encoding carboxypeptidase-like regulatory domain-containing protein — protein sequence MSRIQSIGLILLVLNLTGCGDSGPELGVVTGVVFENGSPISGAMIEFFPEEGITSTGITDEEGKYSLKYNDRVGAVVGRHSVQITPGMAAITNPDLESNQEAPPMKSPPKTIILPEKITVESGKNNIDLKLPGKK from the coding sequence ATGAGTCGTATACAATCGATTGGCTTAATATTATTAGTCTTGAATCTCACTGGATGTGGTGATAGTGGTCCGGAGTTAGGAGTCGTAACAGGAGTTGTATTCGAAAACGGTTCTCCCATATCGGGCGCTATGATTGAATTCTTTCCTGAAGAAGGTATCACTTCGACTGGAATCACCGACGAAGAAGGGAAATATTCTCTTAAATACAATGACCGTGTCGGAGCCGTTGTAGGACGGCACTCGGTTCAGATTACGCCTGGCATGGCAGCAATCACAAACCCGGATTTAGAATCGAATCAAGAGGCTCCTCCGATGAAGTCTCCACCGAAGACCATTATTTTGCCAGAGAAAATTACAGTGGAATCTGGTAAAAATAATATTGATCTCAAACTGCCTGGAAAAAAGTAA